In Paenibacillus xylanilyticus, the genomic window TGCTCTGTATGGAGCAACCAGTGGTGAAGCTTATATCCGCGGGATTGCAGGTGAGCGGTTTGCCGTACGGAATTCGGGTGCAAAAGTCGTTGTCGAGGGTGTGGGTGACCACGGTTGTGAATATATGACCGGCGGACGTGTCGTCGTACTGGGTGATACAGGTCGTAACTTTGCAGCCGGGATGTCCGGAGGTATTGCTTACGTATATGATCCGGAAGGCACATTCCTGCAGCGTTGTAACCTGGAAATGGTTCTTTTGGAGCGGATTGAAGATGTATCGGAAAGTGCAGACCTGCGCGGCATGATTCAACGTCATGTGGCTTATACAGGCAGTACTGCAGGTGAGCGTATTTTGGATAACTGGCAGGATGCTGTGAACCAGTTCGTTCGGGTTATTCCGAAAGACTTCAAACGGATGACAGAGCAGATCGAACGTGTTCAGGCGACAGGCTTGACTGGAGAGGAAGCTTTGCTGGCTGCATTTGAAGCCAATATGCGTGAGCTTGCACGTACGGGAGGTTAAGTCCCTCTTTTAACAGGATTGCGTGAATGGGTTGTATGAAGAAATAATAGGAGCTTTATGGCTGCCGATGAGGCGCTGTGAAGCTCCTATTTGTGTTTCGACAAAATTAGAACCCGTACCAAAAACGCTATCGCCATGAGACGACAACATTGAGGAACTTTCTCAAGTATAATAAGGCTAGTTTTGGAGTGCAGAGAAAGTATATATAGATAAGAGAGGTTAGCGGAATGAATATGAAGAATCCAAACAGGGGCGAACTTAAGCCGACAGGTAAACAAGTGGAAGCAACCGAGATGGACATCATGAAGGTTTTACTGCAATGCGGAATCGACCCGGAGCGTTGGAACGAGTTCATATCCTCCGTCAACAATGAGCACTAATAACCAGAATTATACACAAAAATGTATTGGAGGGAGTTAAGACGCAAAAAAACCCAGGTACCGAAGAGATGACTACTCGGGACTGGGTCTTCCTTGGTTGGAGTTAATCCATACTGCGTTCCATTCGGACAAAAGCAATAAAACGACGTGCCTCTTCTTCTGTTAAGGGTTTGCCATCGATCATCAGATCGAAGCGATCCAACACTTCCTTATCCGATAATTCAAGCGAGTCCACAAATTCCCGAACATCCTCATCCATAACCACATCGCTCTGCTTCGTACGCCCTATGAGGTAATCAATGGATACATTAAAAATATCAGCAAGCCTGGTTAATACTTCAAAGTCCGGTTTGCGTCGATTCTTCTCATAATGGGAGAGAGCGGCCCTGGTAATATGAATGGAGCTCGCAAGTTCTTCTTGAGTAAGTCCCCGCTGTTCCCTTAATTCAGCAATGCGATTTCCGTAGTTCATACGCTTTTCCCCCTGAACGCCATGTCAAATATATTAAACCAATCCTGAGCTATTTTTTGATCAGGGCAGCTTTCCTGCAAAAAGATGACGCTTGGACAGACCTATATCTGAATAGGTCTGTCTAAGGACATCTCATATTGTCGTAAATCAAAAGAACCATGTCCAAATACTGCTTGACATGATACAATTTGTATCGTAAATTGGACGTATGGAAGTTACAAAATGTATCATTTGGAATAATTTAAGTGTCTCCCCGTTGCCTATGCAATATACCTGTGAGAAGGAATAATGGCAACACTTGGAGTCTAATCCATTCTAAAGGAATGAAACGATGAATTCAGTGATTCAGGAATGGGCCGATCTAGAATTAAATGTCCATATGTACATTCAGGAGTTTCAGGGTAACACAGTAGACCGCAAACGACGTCCCGTTCTCTTGCTTGGGATGGACACAAAAGCGATTACCTTCCTGAGTGACCTGGTTTTACCGGTAACGTCAACGATGTTGATCGGTTTGGATGTAGAAGATCGACAAGTATGTGTAAGGCTTCAGGCAAGCTTGGAATGGAAACAGCCATTCGGCGAGCTTACATTGTATCATTCAAGCCTGCATATTCAGCAAGAGCAGACACTATATATAACTGGACAGTTAAATCAGATGCTTCGTGACGTGCAGTTTCCTACGGTATCCCGATTCGCCTATGAAAAAGCAGCGGAACAACCGGATCTGCAAAAACCCTATCATTACATCGATTTTACCATATGAAGCATCACAAATTCTAAACATTTTCTGAACAAGCATGTACTTAACGCCATTTTACTATATTTCATAGCGTTATGCATTAGTTCTTTAACACCAAAAGCATTTTGCGCGATGAATAAAAGGGCGAGGGGGATCATACATTGAGGAAGTTTGGATATGGTTGAAATACACTGCCACATTTTATCAGGTCTTGATGATGGTCCGGTTCACATGGAACAGTCCATCGACATGGCCGAGAAGGCGGCAGCCTCGGGAGTTACCTCGATCATTGCAACTCCGCATCACCTGAACGGGCATTACAATAATGAACCGATTGTGGTCAATCAGGCCGTGGAACTGCTTCGTGCAGAGCTTCGCAAACGCAACATTCGCTTGGAGGTCCGCCCCGGACAGGAGATCAGGGTTCATGAAGCTCTGATTCGAGACTTACACGCAGGCAAATGCTGCACACTTGCCGGGAGTCGTTACATGTTGCTGGAATTGCCCTTTGGCTATATTCCCTCGCAGTTCACCGGAATACTTCACGAACTTAAAGTAGCCGGTATCGTACCTATCATTGCTCATCCCGAAAGGAATCACCCAATCCAGAATAATCCTGGACTATTGGTTGAATACATTCAACAGGGCGCACTGATTCAGCTCACAGCCCAGTCCATCATAGGACTTTTCGGACGAAAAGTTCAGAAATGGTGTTTTCATTTTTGCAAAGAAAACCCGTTTCATTTCATTTCATCAGATGCTCATGACATTCATATTCGTTCATTTGCTATGAATGCTGCGTATGAGCAGCTAGGCCGCAGATTTGGCAAAGAACTGGTTTCACGCTTAAAAAATAATGCTTGGTCGTTATGGAACAACCAAAGTATAGACATAGAGCAAGAAAAACCGAAGGTTCTCAAACGCAGGTTGTTGTTCTGGTAAGCAGTCAGATCGATAGAATGTCATCATAATCGCTGAATTGAATGGGAGGAATACAAGGTGGAACTGAAAGAGTACATGCAAATTTTACGCAAGCGAATTTGGATCATCGTAGCCTTTGTTGCAGTTGCTTGCATTGGAGCAGGTGTCAAAAATTATTTTTTTACCGTCCCCATTTATGAAGCGAACGCAAAATTGATCGTCAATCAGGCATATAACGCAGAGGGTGTTCCCAGTCTGGATATTGGGTCCATTCAAACCAACATTAAAGTGATTAACTCGTATATGGAAATCATTAAATCTTCAGCAATCCTCGACAAAGTAGCTGCTACATACCCCGATCTAGGCATGAACGGCAATCAACTGGCACAGAACATCTCGGTAACCACAGCGAATGAATCCCAGGTTATGAGTTTAACCGCTACGGGCTTGTCTTCGGAAAAAGCGGCCAAAACAGTTAATGCCGTTGCCAAAGTGTTTGAATCCCAAATCCCCGTAATTATGAAAGTGGATAATGTAACCATTCTAAGTGAAGCCAAACCCACGGAATCGTCCAGACCCATCAATGTAAATCCAACCGTTAATATTCTGATCAGTTTTCTCGTAGGACTTCTGCTGGCAGTAGGTTTTGTATTCCTCTTGGAATACTTGGATGATACGTTGAAAACCGAAGATGAATTGGAGAAGGAGCTGGGAATTCCGGCACTCGCTGTCATATCCAAAATCAAAAAGGAAGAAGTCCGCAGCTCCAAACAGACTACATCTCAAAAACAGGTAGGTGACGGCCAGTATGCCACGGTTAACCAATGATAAAGGAAGCCTAGTTACAATGGCTAATCCCAAGTCCAGTTCATCTGAAGCTTATCGTAAGCTGAGAACCAACATCCAATTTTCATCTATTGATAGTCAGATTCAAACGATCATGATCGCTTCGGCTTTGTCGGGTGAAGGGAAAACCACAACGATCGGAAATCTGGCCGTGACCTATGCACAGGAAGGGAAAAAGGTTCTGCTTATGGATACGGACCTGCGTAAACCTGCCGTGCACCGCATGTTTAATGTGCCCAACCATGTAGGACTGACCAGTGTATTGTCGAGTCAATATAAGGTGACGGAAGTATTGAGAGAAACGGATGTGGAAGGATTGCATGTTCTCTCTTCCGGTCCGATTCCGCCCAACCCTTCCGAGATGCTGGGTTCCCGTAAAATGACAGCCCTGCTGGAAAGTCTTAAGGAAGAATACGATGTCATTCTATTTGATACTCCGCCTGTTCTGGCCGTGACAGATGCATTGATTATCAGTTCATTGTGCGATGGCGTCCTTCTTGTCGTAAGTGCAGGCAAGGTGAAGAAAGATTTGGTCAAAAAGGCAAAGGCACATCTCGAACATGTAAATGCTCGGATTCTCGGAGCAGTGCTGAACAATGTACAGGTGCCGAAAAATCGGAATGCTGATTATGTCGAGAATGTTTAAGTGGCTTTCATTATAAATCCCAAATAGCACTGTCAGGTCATGTCTACTATACCTTTATCAAGGTAGGCACTCGGTCACACTGTGGGTAGTGTACCTTAGACGTTAATCGTCAAGGGTGTGACGTGAGGTTGGGTTGAATGCCCCTTTATGAAATTGAAAGTAAGAATTGCATCAATTTATTTCAAGGTTTCATGGATTTAAGTGGTTCAACTCATACTTTTAAACCATAAAAATAAGAAGGATAGGGTGGTATTTATGACTAAAGTGAGGAAAGCAATCATTCCCGCAGCAGGTTTGGGGACCCGATTTTTACCCGCTACAAAGGCAATGCCTAAAGAGATGCTCCCTATCGTAGACAAACCGACCATTCAATACATTGTGGAGGAAGCAGTAGCTTCCGGTATTGAAGACATTATTATCGTAACTGGCAAAGGGAAGCGTGCAATTGAGGATCATTTCGATAGTGCGTTTGAATTGGAGCACAATTTGCTGGAGAAAGGCAAGCTGGGTTTACTGGAAGAAGTTAGGAAATCCTCCAACGTTGATATTCACTACATAAGGCAGAAGGAAGCCCTGGGATTGGGGCATGCCGTTTGGTGTGCCCGGAATTTTATCGGCAATGAGCCCTTTGCCGTGTTGCTTGGCGATGACATTGTCGTATCCGAAGTACCGTGCACGAAGCAGTTGATTCAACAATACGAGAAGGTTAACCAGTCGGTGCTTGGTGTGAAAACGGTAAGTCCAAGTGAAACCTATCGCTATGGAATTATTGATCCACTGCATACTGATGGAAGACTTTCTTCTGTAAATAGTATGGTAGAGAAACCGCCACTCGGTTCTGCTCCTTCCAATCTTGCAATCATGGGCCGATACATTTTGACGCCTAAGGTATTCGAGTATCTGGAAGAGCAAAATGTTGGAGCTGGTGGTGAGATTCAGCTTACCGATGCTCTGCAAATGCTTAATCACGATGAAGGAATCAGCGCGTATGATTTCGAAGGTTCCCGGTTCGACGTGGGCGAGAAACTAGGATATATCCTGACTACGCTAGATTTTGCGTTGAAAAATAATGAGCTTCGTGCACCAGTCTTAATGGCGATTGAAGAGATCTTAATGAAGGAAAAATTGAACGAAGTGCTTGTAGCAGGAGGGGATGGTCTGTGAATCTCTCGGGACCAGAGTATTATGGAAGCGGCGGAGAGGCCATTGCCAAGGAAGGTCATGGGAAACTGCTTGAACAGCCGTACTCTAAACGTGTTGGCGGGTACGCCGATGTTATGAAGCCATTCATCGATTTTTTTGTGGCTGCTCTGTTATTACTGCTAACATCTCCGATCATGCTTGTCATTGCGGTAATGATCAAACTCGATTCCAAAGGACCTGTGATCTTTAAACAGGAGCGTTACGGAAAAAATGGAATTAAGTTTAATATTTATAAATTTAGAACGATGCGTACGGACGCACCGAAATATGGGTTATCTCCAACGACAAGTCATGATCCCAGAATCACCCGTCTGGGTCGCTTGCTACGCAAGACGAGTCTGGATGAGCTGCCACAATTGCTTAACATTATCAAGGGTGATATGAGCTTTGTGGGTCCCAGACCTGAAATGAAGCGAATTGTAGAAGAAAGTTACACGGATCTGGAGCGCAGACGTTTTCTGGTAAAGCCAGGTATTACCGGATTATGGCAGGTGAGTAAAGCTCGCAAAGAGCCCATCCATCACAATCTGCAATATGATTTCCATTATATCTCCAACGTCTCGCTGCAGTTAGACATTAAAATTATCTTCAGAACGGCCATGGTAATGATTAAAAGCAATACATTTTGACGGATGGAGCGTGAACGTATTGAAACATATTGTAGTGACGGGGGCAGCCGGCTTCTTGGGCTCACACCTGGTCAAATCTTTAATTCATCAAGGACATCGGGTTACAGGAATTGATAATCTGTCGACAGGCGTGTCCAGTAATCTGGAAGAGGTGGCAAGCAGCCACCTTTTCCATTTTCAAGAAGCTGATGTCACGTTGGCGGCTTCACTCGATTTTCTGATTGATCAGCCTGTGGATGAGGTGTACCATCTTGCGTCGCCGGCTTCACCCAAATTCTATCAAGCTGATTCCATCGGTACGATATGGGTGAACACGCAGGGAACTTATCACATGCTTGAGCTGGCCCGAACCAAGGGAGCGAAGTTTCTATTTTCAAGTACAAGTGAAGCTTATGGGGATCCTGAGGTGCATCCACAGCCTGAGAGTTATCGAGGGAATGTAAACACATGGGGACCGAGAGCCTGTTACGATGAGGCCAAACGTTTGGGCGAAGTTTTTTGTTATGAATACTACACGAAACACAGAGTTCCCGTTAAAGTAGCGCGCATCTTTAATACGTATTCATCCGGTTTGCGGAATGATGATGGCCGTGTCATCTCTAATTTTGTGACCCAGGCACTGACCGGACAGGACATCACCGTTTATGGGGATGGCTCTCAAACCCGTTCGTTCTGCTATGTGGATGACAATATTCGTGGTCTGCAAAAAATGATGGAAACCGAAGAGGCGAATGGAGAAATTATTAATATCGGCAACCCGACGGAATACACTGTCCTTGAAGTGGCGTATTTGGTAAAAAAGTTGGCCCAATCCGATAGTAAGCTGGTGTTCCAGCCTTTGCCTCAGGATGATCCCAAAGTTCGTCGTCCTGTGATTGATAAGGCACGTGCCGTGCTCGGCTGGGAGCCTGAAATATCACTGGAAACAGGACTGAAGTTAACGATTGAGAATGTTCGTGCCACATTGCAGGAAACTCCATGAAGCTAATCAAAGTGAGATGAGATACGTGCATAAAATATTGATTGCCCACAGTTTGTATCCACCGCATGTCATTGGCGGGGCAGAGATATCAACACAGATCCTAGCACAGACGCTGAGCCCCAGTTATCACGTGGAAGTCATGACTGTTGGCAGCCATAAAAATGGCGAAGTGATTACAGATACGATTAATGGGATTGAGATATTACGATTACCGTTTAACAATCGGTATTGGATCGGTGATTCAACCAAACAAGTATCCGCTCCGGATAAAGTGCTATGGCGAGTACAGGATATATTTAATAGGAAGCAGTATCAGCATATAAAACAATATCTTTTACAGACTAAGCCCTCGGTAATTCATACTCAGAATATTCCGGGCCTCAGTCTGGCGATCTGGAAGGCAGCCTATGAACTTAATATTCCTGTGGTGCACACGTTGCGGGATTTCTCACTGATTGAACCCATTAAGATCGAGGCATACTCCAAAATATATAGACAAATCTCCAAAAGATATAGCCGGATGATCTCGGCAGTCATCGGCATATCAGGACATATCCTTAGAACTCATACAGGTCTGGGGTTATTCGAGCGTTCTTCCAAACATGTGATTCATAATATTGTCGAGAACAATGAAGAGGTACAGAATCTGTATGCCAGTAAACAGGTACATCATGACCAGCCGCTGGAAATTGGATATTTTGGGCAACTGACGGAAGTGAAGGGTGTTCAATATTTAATTGATGCGGTAAAACAACTGAATGATCAGATTGTAGGTACACTGTTTATTTTTGGAGATGGTCCAATGGTGGGGGAGTTAAAGGGAAGATCCGAGTCAGACCCAAGAATTAAATTTATGGGGAAGTTGGAAAAATCACAAATTCCCCTGAAGATGAGGGATATGGACCTGACTATTGTCCCTTCCACTTGGAATGAGCCATTTGGCAGAGTAGTCATTGAATCTTATCAAGTGGGCACGCCTATTTATGCTTCGAGGGTGGGAGGGATGCCAGAAATTCTACTGGATGCCGAACAATTCTCTTTTGCCCCCCACAGTGTAGAAGAAATTACGAAGTCCATTCTACATTATTACAATCTGTCTGAGTCAGCGAAACAACGGTTGAAGAATCAATGCTTCGAGCACTGCCAGTCCTTTAATGAAGATTACCTTCTTAAAGAACA contains:
- a CDS encoding UDP-glucuronic acid decarboxylase family protein; the encoded protein is MKHIVVTGAAGFLGSHLVKSLIHQGHRVTGIDNLSTGVSSNLEEVASSHLFHFQEADVTLAASLDFLIDQPVDEVYHLASPASPKFYQADSIGTIWVNTQGTYHMLELARTKGAKFLFSSTSEAYGDPEVHPQPESYRGNVNTWGPRACYDEAKRLGEVFCYEYYTKHRVPVKVARIFNTYSSGLRNDDGRVISNFVTQALTGQDITVYGDGSQTRSFCYVDDNIRGLQKMMETEEANGEIINIGNPTEYTVLEVAYLVKKLAQSDSKLVFQPLPQDDPKVRRPVIDKARAVLGWEPEISLETGLKLTIENVRATLQETP
- a CDS encoding YveK family protein, translated to MELKEYMQILRKRIWIIVAFVAVACIGAGVKNYFFTVPIYEANAKLIVNQAYNAEGVPSLDIGSIQTNIKVINSYMEIIKSSAILDKVAATYPDLGMNGNQLAQNISVTTANESQVMSLTATGLSSEKAAKTVNAVAKVFESQIPVIMKVDNVTILSEAKPTESSRPINVNPTVNILISFLVGLLLAVGFVFLLEYLDDTLKTEDELEKELGIPALAVISKIKKEEVRSSKQTTSQKQVGDGQYATVNQ
- a CDS encoding tyrosine-protein phosphatase gives rise to the protein MVEIHCHILSGLDDGPVHMEQSIDMAEKAAASGVTSIIATPHHLNGHYNNEPIVVNQAVELLRAELRKRNIRLEVRPGQEIRVHEALIRDLHAGKCCTLAGSRYMLLELPFGYIPSQFTGILHELKVAGIVPIIAHPERNHPIQNNPGLLVEYIQQGALIQLTAQSIIGLFGRKVQKWCFHFCKENPFHFISSDAHDIHIRSFAMNAAYEQLGRRFGKELVSRLKNNAWSLWNNQSIDIEQEKPKVLKRRLLFW
- a CDS encoding helix-turn-helix domain-containing protein — encoded protein: MNYGNRIAELREQRGLTQEELASSIHITRAALSHYEKNRRKPDFEVLTRLADIFNVSIDYLIGRTKQSDVVMDEDVREFVDSLELSDKEVLDRFDLMIDGKPLTEEEARRFIAFVRMERSMD
- the galU gene encoding UTP--glucose-1-phosphate uridylyltransferase GalU — translated: MTKVRKAIIPAAGLGTRFLPATKAMPKEMLPIVDKPTIQYIVEEAVASGIEDIIIVTGKGKRAIEDHFDSAFELEHNLLEKGKLGLLEEVRKSSNVDIHYIRQKEALGLGHAVWCARNFIGNEPFAVLLGDDIVVSEVPCTKQLIQQYEKVNQSVLGVKTVSPSETYRYGIIDPLHTDGRLSSVNSMVEKPPLGSAPSNLAIMGRYILTPKVFEYLEEQNVGAGGEIQLTDALQMLNHDEGISAYDFEGSRFDVGEKLGYILTTLDFALKNNELRAPVLMAIEEILMKEKLNEVLVAGGDGL
- a CDS encoding glycosyltransferase family 4 protein, giving the protein MHKILIAHSLYPPHVIGGAEISTQILAQTLSPSYHVEVMTVGSHKNGEVITDTINGIEILRLPFNNRYWIGDSTKQVSAPDKVLWRVQDIFNRKQYQHIKQYLLQTKPSVIHTQNIPGLSLAIWKAAYELNIPVVHTLRDFSLIEPIKIEAYSKIYRQISKRYSRMISAVIGISGHILRTHTGLGLFERSSKHVIHNIVENNEEVQNLYASKQVHHDQPLEIGYFGQLTEVKGVQYLIDAVKQLNDQIVGTLFIFGDGPMVGELKGRSESDPRIKFMGKLEKSQIPLKMRDMDLTIVPSTWNEPFGRVVIESYQVGTPIYASRVGGMPEILLDAEQFSFAPHSVEEITKSILHYYNLSESAKQRLKNQCFEHCQSFNEDYLLKEHSDIYEKLIRRGG
- a CDS encoding CpsD/CapB family tyrosine-protein kinase — encoded protein: MPRLTNDKGSLVTMANPKSSSSEAYRKLRTNIQFSSIDSQIQTIMIASALSGEGKTTTIGNLAVTYAQEGKKVLLMDTDLRKPAVHRMFNVPNHVGLTSVLSSQYKVTEVLRETDVEGLHVLSSGPIPPNPSEMLGSRKMTALLESLKEEYDVILFDTPPVLAVTDALIISSLCDGVLLVVSAGKVKKDLVKKAKAHLEHVNARILGAVLNNVQVPKNRNADYVENV
- a CDS encoding sugar transferase; translated protein: MNLSGPEYYGSGGEAIAKEGHGKLLEQPYSKRVGGYADVMKPFIDFFVAALLLLLTSPIMLVIAVMIKLDSKGPVIFKQERYGKNGIKFNIYKFRTMRTDAPKYGLSPTTSHDPRITRLGRLLRKTSLDELPQLLNIIKGDMSFVGPRPEMKRIVEESYTDLERRRFLVKPGITGLWQVSKARKEPIHHNLQYDFHYISNVSLQLDIKIIFRTAMVMIKSNTF